From a region of the Clostridia bacterium genome:
- a CDS encoding ABC transporter substrate-binding protein, with translation MKKIITILLAVLFSMSFLITNACSKKTDYTIGILQLAEHPALDAANEGFRTELDKLMKEAGKTVKYNNKNAQGNIDNCTTIANTHIANNVDLILAIATPAAQAAVAASNNTIPVLFTAVTDAVDAGLVQSNEEPKYKVSGTSDLNPVELQIKLIKELVPNVKKIAAIYNKAERNSQIQYEMAKEVCQKEGITLVDKAINDINDLQITFGGLESDIDAVYIPTDNMLASSSAAVHSVNKDTKKLPIVCGEIGMNDLCGVATYGIDYYKLGEQTARMAFKVLVEGQDITKMPVELLEEYVFSVNQTVANEINFTIPQSVLDRAK, from the coding sequence ATGAAAAAGATTATAACCATATTATTAGCTGTTTTATTCAGCATGTCATTTTTGATTACTAATGCATGTTCTAAAAAAACAGATTATACTATAGGTATTCTGCAGCTAGCTGAACACCCTGCTTTGGATGCAGCAAACGAAGGATTTAGAACTGAACTTGACAAACTGATGAAAGAAGCAGGAAAGACTGTAAAATATAATAACAAAAATGCTCAAGGCAATATAGACAATTGTACCACGATAGCCAATACACATATTGCAAATAATGTTGATCTTATATTGGCAATAGCGACTCCTGCAGCACAGGCTGCGGTAGCAGCTTCTAATAATACAATACCTGTTTTGTTTACAGCAGTTACAGATGCTGTAGATGCTGGCTTGGTTCAAAGCAACGAAGAGCCAAAATATAAAGTAAGCGGAACTTCTGATCTCAATCCTGTAGAATTACAGATTAAGCTCATTAAAGAATTGGTACCCAATGTAAAAAAGATTGCCGCTATATATAATAAAGCTGAAAGAAATTCACAAATACAATATGAAATGGCTAAAGAAGTCTGCCAGAAAGAAGGAATCACATTAGTAGATAAAGCTATTAATGACATTAATGATTTGCAGATAACATTTGGTGGTCTGGAATCAGATATAGATGCTGTTTATATTCCTACTGATAATATGCTAGCCTCTTCCTCTGCTGCAGTTCATTCGGTTAATAAAGATACAAAAAAACTTCCTATTGTTTGCGGTGAAATAGGAATGAATGATCTTTGCGGCGTGGCAACATACGGTATAGATTATTATAAGCTAGGTGAGCAAACTGCTCGTATGGCATTCAAGGTTTTAGTAGAAGGCCAAGATATTACCAAAATGCCAGTGGAGCTTTTGGAAGAATATGTCTTCTCGGTTAATCAAACAGTTG